A part of Desulfotomaculum nigrificans DSM 574 genomic DNA contains:
- a CDS encoding DUF4912 domain-containing protein — translation MDNLWPWALGLVVLILLAAAFLPMNRTPAAKKSEVARTESDTEFAAEVAPPTPKVSRESQHEKKEAPDVFIPHHYDVDRLVLAIKDPNWIYAYWEISSAKYHDFVHRYGHEAWDNSRPVLRIYDVTGSGDYLNPSNLCFREIYLDPWADNWFIEVGRPNRTFYAELGRVLANGEFIPLLYSNLITTPPDAVSDRIDEEWMWIGGIYRYIGRANYGLSSTIMSEKRAVEGTIPFMGSSPGAEN, via the coding sequence ATGGACAACTTATGGCCCTGGGCTCTGGGGCTGGTGGTATTAATCCTGTTGGCAGCAGCTTTTCTGCCCATGAACAGGACACCTGCTGCCAAGAAATCAGAAGTGGCCAGGACGGAGTCCGATACGGAGTTTGCCGCCGAAGTAGCACCCCCGACTCCAAAAGTTAGCAGGGAGTCTCAGCATGAGAAAAAAGAAGCACCGGATGTCTTTATACCACACCATTATGATGTAGATCGATTGGTATTGGCCATTAAAGACCCCAACTGGATTTATGCCTACTGGGAGATTTCCTCGGCCAAATATCATGATTTTGTGCATCGATATGGTCATGAGGCATGGGATAATTCACGACCGGTATTACGCATCTATGATGTAACTGGGAGTGGTGATTACTTAAACCCGTCTAATCTTTGCTTCCGGGAAATTTATCTGGATCCTTGGGCCGATAACTGGTTCATCGAAGTGGGCCGACCAAACAGAACTTTTTACGCCGAGTTAGGGCGGGTTTTAGCCAATGGAGAGTTCATCCCGTTACTTTATTCCAATTTGATTACTACACCACCGGATGCCGTTTCTGATCGGATTGATGAAGAATGGATGTGGATAGGGGGTATTTATCGGTATATCGGACGTGCCAACTATGGATTAAGCTCAACGATAATGTCGGAGAAACGTGCTGTTGAGGGTACGATACCTTTTATGGGAAGTTCGCCCGGTGCGGAAAACTAA
- a CDS encoding glycoside hydrolase family 57 protein — MAKGYLTIVLHAHLPYVRHPEDENFLEERWFYEAITETYIPLIDTFTRLVRDNIPFRLTFSLSPTLVSMLTDPLLQQRYLRHLNKLIELAHKEESRTYGTPFHQTALMYKDKFQRAYDIFVHENDCNLVQAFKRLQDLNRLEIITCAATHGFLPLIFNRQAVRAQIETAVNVHRHHLGQVPWGIWLPECGYAPGIDDILQEYGIRYFFLDSHGLLYAYHRPRFGLYAPIYCPSGVAAFGRDIESSKQVWSATEGYPGDPDYREFYRDIGYDLDYDYIKDYIHPDGIRVHTGIKYHRITGKVDLADKQPYHPDWAANKADIHAANFMFNREKQIEYLSTMMERPPLIIAPYDAELFGHWWYEGPLWLELLIRKISSQTQNIELVTPSDYLRRFNCNQVTRPCPSTWGAAGYNQVWLNEKNHWIYRHLHMAADRMNELADLFPRAEGTLARALNQAGRELMLAQSSDWAFIMATGTMVPYAIRRTKEHIANFLRLYDEIKYCRINEEFLSHLERQNNIFPHINYRSWRTRTEPQQSAIS; from the coding sequence TTGGCTAAAGGTTACTTAACAATTGTTCTGCATGCCCATTTACCATATGTACGACACCCGGAAGATGAAAATTTTTTGGAAGAAAGATGGTTTTACGAAGCAATTACCGAGACCTATATACCATTAATTGATACTTTTACCAGGTTGGTTCGGGATAATATACCCTTCCGGCTAACCTTTTCCCTTTCACCGACTCTGGTGTCAATGCTCACTGATCCTTTGCTCCAGCAGAGGTATCTACGTCACCTCAACAAGCTTATTGAACTGGCCCATAAGGAAGAAAGCAGAACCTACGGTACACCCTTTCATCAAACAGCTTTGATGTACAAAGATAAATTTCAAAGGGCCTATGATATCTTTGTACATGAAAATGACTGTAATTTGGTCCAAGCTTTTAAAAGGCTCCAGGATCTGAACCGCTTAGAAATTATCACCTGTGCTGCCACCCATGGGTTTTTACCGTTGATATTTAATCGGCAAGCCGTTAGGGCGCAAATTGAAACTGCTGTTAATGTCCATCGCCATCACTTGGGGCAGGTACCTTGGGGCATCTGGTTACCCGAGTGTGGTTATGCCCCGGGAATTGACGATATTTTACAGGAGTATGGAATTAGATACTTCTTTTTGGATAGTCATGGGCTGCTGTATGCCTACCATCGGCCCAGGTTTGGACTTTATGCACCTATTTATTGCCCGTCCGGGGTGGCGGCCTTTGGTCGGGATATAGAAAGTTCCAAGCAGGTATGGAGTGCTACGGAAGGTTATCCCGGAGATCCCGATTACCGTGAATTTTACCGGGATATTGGTTATGATCTGGATTACGATTATATTAAAGATTACATTCATCCAGATGGTATCCGGGTTCATACCGGCATTAAGTATCATCGCATCACCGGTAAAGTTGATTTGGCTGATAAACAGCCTTACCATCCTGACTGGGCGGCCAACAAAGCAGATATCCATGCAGCTAACTTTATGTTCAATCGGGAAAAACAAATCGAATATCTATCCACCATGATGGAACGACCGCCATTAATCATTGCTCCCTATGACGCGGAACTTTTTGGCCACTGGTGGTATGAAGGACCGTTGTGGCTGGAACTTCTCATCAGAAAAATTTCCAGTCAAACCCAAAATATTGAATTAGTTACGCCAAGTGATTACCTGCGCCGGTTTAACTGTAATCAGGTAACCAGGCCATGTCCTTCCACCTGGGGTGCAGCCGGGTATAATCAGGTATGGTTAAACGAAAAAAATCATTGGATTTATCGGCACTTACACATGGCCGCAGACCGGATGAATGAACTGGCCGATCTGTTCCCCCGGGCTGAGGGAACCCTGGCCAGGGCCCTCAACCAGGCCGGACGTGAGTTGATGCTGGCCCAGAGCAGCGATTGGGCCTTCATTATGGCCACCGGAACAATGGTGCCCTACGCCATTAGAAGAACCAAAGAACATATTGCTAATTTTTTGCGATTGTATGATGAAATTAAGTATTGCCGTATAAATGAAGAATTTTTATCCCATTTGGAACGGCAGAATAATATTTTTCCCCACATTAATTATCGTTCCTGGCGAACCAGAACAGAACCACAGCAGAGTGCTATTTCCTAA
- the bshB1 gene encoding bacillithiol biosynthesis deacetylase BshB1, translating into MVIISKVDILAIGAHPDDVETGAGGLLSKFIKLGFTAGIVDLTAGEMATNGNPAERRREALRATEIMGLPWRKCLGIPDRGIQVNRHNIMLLVQVIRESRPKLILCPYWEERHPDHVNACQLVKEAYFDAGLRKIESNWAPFRPQQIWYYFLSRAGEPKLIVDITDVYNIKKAALAAHVTQFGRQTGRWDTFLNTGPGSLMALVESRDRYFGSLIGCMYGEGFTMDTPLAIKNPVTLLEVKE; encoded by the coding sequence GTGGTTATCATTTCCAAAGTGGATATCCTGGCCATTGGCGCTCATCCCGATGATGTTGAAACGGGGGCCGGTGGTTTACTTAGCAAATTCATTAAATTGGGTTTTACGGCGGGTATAGTGGACCTGACAGCAGGGGAAATGGCCACCAACGGTAATCCGGCGGAGCGGCGGCGGGAGGCATTAAGGGCGACGGAAATAATGGGGTTACCCTGGCGCAAGTGTCTGGGGATACCTGACCGGGGTATCCAGGTTAACCGGCATAATATTATGCTGCTGGTGCAGGTGATACGAGAAAGTCGGCCCAAACTTATTTTGTGCCCCTATTGGGAGGAACGGCACCCGGACCACGTTAACGCTTGTCAACTGGTAAAGGAGGCCTATTTTGATGCTGGTTTACGTAAGATTGAGAGCAATTGGGCTCCTTTCAGACCGCAGCAAATATGGTATTACTTTTTATCCCGGGCCGGTGAACCCAAGTTAATTGTTGACATAACCGATGTTTATAATATAAAAAAGGCAGCCTTGGCGGCCCATGTGACCCAGTTTGGCCGCCAGACGGGCCGGTGGGACACCTTTCTTAATACCGGACCCGGGAGTCTGATGGCGTTAGTGGAAAGCAGAGATCGCTATTTCGGATCTTTAATTGGCTGTATGTATGGGGAAGGTTTTACCATGGACACGCCACTGGCCATAAAAAACCCGGTAACCTTGCTGGAGGTGAAGGAGTGA
- the bshA gene encoding N-acetyl-alpha-D-glucosaminyl L-malate synthase BshA, with protein MKIGILCHSTYGGSGVVAAELGKQLARRGHQIHFVTIGRPFRLDSYQHNVFVHEVNAFHHPLFEVPPYFLTQVNKTVEVMRRYQLDLLHAHYAIPHSVGAHLARQILGKHVPVVTTLHGTDTSLVGAHQEFFAITSHGLAVSDAVTVVSNFLAQQTRATFSNQRELKLIYNFVDSEVFKPGNDHVRKSMTRSGESLLIHISNFRPLKRAVDVVEVFNLVRRQKPCRLILIGDGPDMPLVQRRVGQLGLNNHVIFLGQQDAVAPILAAADVMLLPSCCESFGLVALEALSCGVPVIATIAGGIPEVIEHGQVGFLTGVGDIEKMAEYTLLLLSNNELRHKMSVQARQHAINRFNPEYWVAKYEEVYRSVLNQ; from the coding sequence GTGAAGATTGGCATCCTTTGTCATTCAACATACGGCGGCAGTGGTGTGGTGGCGGCGGAACTGGGTAAGCAACTGGCCCGCCGGGGACACCAAATACATTTTGTAACCATTGGCCGGCCCTTTAGATTAGACAGCTACCAGCACAATGTATTTGTCCACGAGGTGAATGCCTTTCACCATCCTTTGTTTGAGGTACCGCCGTACTTTTTAACCCAGGTAAATAAAACAGTTGAGGTAATGCGGCGTTACCAACTGGATCTGCTGCATGCTCATTATGCCATTCCCCACTCCGTTGGTGCCCACCTGGCCCGGCAAATTTTAGGTAAACATGTACCGGTGGTAACTACTCTCCACGGCACAGATACCTCACTGGTGGGGGCGCACCAGGAATTTTTTGCCATCACCAGTCATGGGCTGGCGGTCAGTGATGCCGTTACAGTGGTCTCTAATTTTTTAGCCCAACAAACCAGAGCAACCTTTAGCAACCAGCGGGAATTGAAACTGATTTATAACTTCGTGGACTCCGAGGTGTTTAAGCCTGGCAATGATCATGTACGTAAAAGCATGACCAGGTCGGGAGAGTCCCTGCTGATACATATTTCAAATTTCCGTCCCCTCAAGCGGGCGGTAGATGTAGTGGAGGTATTTAACCTGGTTCGCCGGCAAAAACCTTGTCGCCTGATTTTAATAGGTGACGGACCGGATATGCCTTTGGTCCAACGCAGGGTTGGTCAACTAGGCTTAAACAACCATGTCATTTTCCTGGGGCAACAGGATGCGGTGGCCCCTATACTGGCGGCAGCAGACGTAATGCTGTTACCGTCCTGTTGCGAAAGTTTTGGTCTGGTGGCTTTAGAAGCCCTGTCCTGTGGAGTACCGGTGATAGCAACTATTGCCGGTGGTATTCCGGAGGTCATTGAGCATGGCCAGGTTGGTTTTTTAACCGGTGTAGGTGATATAGAAAAAATGGCTGAGTATACTCTCCTTTTGTTAAGTAATAATGAACTACGGCACAAAATGTCAGTTCAGGCCAGACAACATGCCATTAATAGGTTTAACCCTGAGTATTGGGTGGCAAAATATGAAGAAGTTTACCGTTCAGTTTTAAATCAGTAG
- a CDS encoding antibiotic biosynthesis monooxygenase family protein, translating into MKAITFGTLLAQEGQSEALLKTIQEHMDLLKKQEGFVEGYVARDKGNNHKFLVISIWQNQEAQQAAVSKLTGDPLATKGFFELMQLLNGQPDFGNYLVEDICR; encoded by the coding sequence TTGAAAGCAATCACTTTTGGCACATTACTGGCCCAGGAGGGGCAAAGTGAGGCACTACTCAAAACTATTCAGGAACATATGGATTTACTTAAAAAGCAGGAAGGTTTTGTGGAAGGGTATGTTGCCAGGGATAAAGGTAATAACCATAAGTTTTTAGTTATTTCCATCTGGCAAAATCAAGAAGCACAGCAGGCTGCTGTGTCTAAACTTACCGGTGATCCGCTGGCCACCAAGGGATTCTTTGAGTTAATGCAATTGCTTAACGGTCAGCCTGATTTTGGAAACTACCTAGTGGAAGACATATGCAGATAA
- a CDS encoding C40 family peptidase: protein MPDLREVEVGTTVITAVPVADVLEKPEEGVPRTTQLLMGWPAQVLGMEADWLHIQAADGSPGWAKMDHFSLPPWPEQVSQIKIRRATADLYLIPGVTAKKLCTLFLGSQLYLLEQREEYLKVVVPRGGTAFVHKEDVKILESNQLTKQKEGVLATAGLFIGSPYLWGGMTVQGIDCSGLTYMAYFANGYQLPRNAEDQFKVGKPVDKADLQTGDLVFFSTIDPGPSHVGIYQGDGLFLNARTKQGVTTTSLDDDFFACRYLGARRYFDF, encoded by the coding sequence ATGCCTGATTTGCGGGAAGTTGAAGTCGGCACCACAGTGATAACTGCCGTACCGGTGGCCGATGTTTTAGAAAAACCGGAGGAAGGTGTCCCCCGGACAACCCAGTTACTGATGGGATGGCCCGCACAGGTATTAGGAATGGAAGCAGATTGGCTACATATTCAGGCTGCTGACGGGTCACCCGGCTGGGCCAAGATGGACCACTTTAGTTTACCACCATGGCCGGAACAAGTTAGTCAAATAAAAATAAGGCGCGCCACGGCCGACCTTTACTTAATCCCGGGGGTCACCGCAAAAAAGCTGTGTACTTTGTTTTTGGGCAGTCAATTATATTTGCTTGAGCAAAGGGAGGAATACCTTAAGGTGGTTGTTCCCCGGGGTGGCACAGCCTTTGTCCATAAAGAGGATGTCAAAATTTTAGAGTCTAATCAACTAACCAAACAAAAAGAAGGGGTCCTGGCAACTGCCGGGCTATTTATTGGTTCCCCGTACCTTTGGGGCGGAATGACTGTACAGGGGATTGATTGCTCCGGACTAACTTATATGGCTTATTTCGCCAACGGTTACCAGTTGCCGCGTAATGCCGAAGATCAATTTAAGGTAGGTAAGCCGGTGGATAAAGCCGATCTACAAACAGGAGATCTGGTGTTTTTCTCCACCATAGATCCGGGTCCGTCTCATGTAGGTATTTATCAGGGAGACGGTTTATTTCTAAATGCCAGAACCAAACAGGGCGTCACCACAACATCCCTGGATGATGATTTTTTTGCCTGCCGTTACCTGGGGGCCAGAAGGTATTTTGATTTTTAA
- a CDS encoding DUF2225 domain-containing protein encodes MQVTEEMIFPVQYTCPHCGKQFSHPEVKSKYIIMERQDSDFCSYYAAINPIYYDVLVCRFCGYSYTKETNVPLTDQEKAAIGAILANWHTEGYQYGGLRTLEQAINAYNLAILCQELRNAKDSVKGSLFLRLAWLYRYQGNKEKETVCLQRALEFMIRAYERESGSELKKELRMMYIMGDLAYRLGDIKEAIKWFQAVTNHPGAARYPVYSRMARSRWQDLRQELKK; translated from the coding sequence ATGCAAGTGACTGAAGAAATGATTTTTCCGGTACAATACACCTGCCCCCATTGTGGTAAGCAATTTAGTCACCCGGAAGTTAAAAGCAAATATATCATTATGGAAAGGCAGGACAGTGATTTTTGCTCTTATTACGCTGCTATTAATCCCATTTATTATGATGTGCTAGTTTGTAGATTTTGCGGTTATAGTTACACCAAAGAAACCAATGTACCTTTAACTGATCAAGAAAAAGCTGCCATTGGGGCCATTCTGGCTAACTGGCATACCGAAGGATATCAGTATGGTGGTTTAAGAACCCTGGAACAGGCGATTAATGCTTATAATCTGGCTATCCTTTGCCAGGAACTCAGAAATGCTAAGGATTCGGTCAAAGGTTCGTTGTTTTTAAGATTAGCCTGGTTATACCGATACCAGGGTAATAAAGAGAAGGAAACTGTCTGTTTACAACGGGCATTGGAATTTATGATCCGGGCCTACGAAAGGGAGTCAGGTTCCGAACTCAAAAAAGAATTACGCATGATGTATATCATGGGTGATTTAGCTTACCGGTTGGGTGACATTAAAGAAGCAATCAAGTGGTTTCAGGCAGTAACCAATCACCCGGGGGCGGCCAGGTATCCGGTATATTCCCGGATGGCCAGATCCCGCTGGCAGGACCTGAGACAGGAATTAAAGAAATAA
- a CDS encoding DNA polymerase III subunit alpha, translated as MDEFVHLHVHSEYSLLDGATRIKQAARQARESGMNALALTDHGCMFGAVEFYKTCHQEGIKPILGCEVYVAPRSMTDRIPKLDDQLYHLVLLAENQEGYKNLLKLVSLGYTEGFYYKPRVDKQTLARYHKGLIALSGCVAGEVAQRILSGQSQQARQAARDYVDIFGPNNYFLELQDHGFQEQKTVNRELLRIAGDMQLPLVATNDVHYLKREHAYIQDVLLCIQTGKSVNTPGRMKFASQEMYLKNPHEMNLVFGEIPEALTNTVRIAERCHVELEFGKLHLPYFTVPEGYTPASYLRELCEAGAVKRYGHCSGPVKERLDYELKVIGQMGYDEYFLIVWDFIKFARERGIGVGPGRGSAAGSIVSYVLGITSLDPLRYGLLFERFLNPERISMPDIDVDFDFERRGEVIEYIVQKYGTDRVAQIITFGTMAARAAIRDVGRALDMSYGEVDRVAKLVPGELNMTIAKALASSPELKAAYDHDPEVKRLVDTAAELEGMPRHASTHAAGVVISRDPLVEYLPLHKAADGLVTTQFPMGTVEELGLLKMDLLGLRNLTVINEAVNLIKQTRGRALDMNAIALDDQTTYNMLARGEGVGVFQLESSGMRNILKELKPSAFEDIVALVALYRPGPLGSGMVEDFIQRKHGLTKPDYFHPDLEPILKETYGVILYQEQVMMIARVMAGYTLGQADALRKAMGKKIPEIMAMHRQWFIHGTTVDEKGKPLKSPIPGAVARGYDVALAEKMFDLMEYFAGYGFNKSHSAAYALVSYQTAYLKANYGVEYMAALLTSVRDNTDKVVIYIEECRRMGIQVLPPDINQSRENFTVVNGAIRFGLAAVKNVGLGAVQEIIRAREKDGDFTSFTDFCSRLDTRVVNRRVLESLIKAGALDQFGHRAQLLKGLDDGLELAARVQRDRNQGQVSLFDLMTDKAEEAMEIPLPDVQPLTIREQLQLEKETLGLYISGHPLAEFNWLMEALEARRIVELLEAMDGQPVLVVSNIVTIKRITSRKGDLMAFATVEDLTGNCEVVIFPDVYRRYAKLLDRGLPLLIRGKINHSGEEAKVLAEEIWLLEEISKKLWLKVNCEDATLMKELEKVLAKYPGNTPVFLFNPTKRQVVPLEQVLWVNPVPELRNDLAQLIDWDDIKLRCGINKVDLMPQASMAPVTTQAPLQRKSKLEGPQKPAINGDRSFDPDNYPLPASLLEL; from the coding sequence CTGGACGAGTTTGTACACCTGCATGTACACAGTGAATATAGTTTGTTGGACGGTGCAACCAGGATTAAACAGGCGGCTCGGCAGGCCAGGGAAAGTGGCATGAATGCACTGGCCTTGACGGATCACGGGTGTATGTTCGGGGCGGTGGAGTTTTATAAAACCTGCCACCAAGAAGGGATTAAACCCATTCTGGGCTGCGAGGTTTATGTAGCTCCCCGTAGCATGACTGACCGTATTCCTAAGTTAGATGATCAACTCTATCACCTGGTTTTGCTGGCAGAGAATCAAGAGGGTTATAAAAATTTATTAAAGCTGGTTTCCCTGGGTTATACCGAAGGATTTTATTATAAACCAAGGGTGGATAAACAAACCCTGGCCCGTTATCATAAAGGACTGATCGCCCTCAGTGGCTGCGTGGCCGGTGAGGTGGCGCAACGGATTCTGAGCGGTCAATCCCAGCAGGCCCGCCAAGCAGCCCGGGACTATGTAGATATTTTCGGACCCAATAATTATTTTCTGGAGCTACAAGATCACGGTTTTCAGGAGCAGAAAACAGTTAACCGTGAACTGCTGCGGATAGCCGGTGATATGCAGCTGCCGCTGGTAGCCACCAATGACGTGCACTATCTTAAACGGGAACATGCCTATATTCAAGATGTTTTACTATGTATTCAGACAGGTAAAAGTGTAAACACACCCGGCAGGATGAAATTTGCATCCCAGGAGATGTATTTAAAAAATCCCCACGAAATGAATTTAGTTTTTGGCGAAATCCCTGAGGCTTTAACTAACACGGTAAGAATAGCGGAACGCTGTCATGTTGAATTGGAATTTGGCAAGCTGCATCTGCCTTATTTTACGGTACCTGAGGGCTACACTCCGGCCAGCTATTTACGGGAACTTTGTGAGGCCGGGGCGGTTAAACGGTACGGTCATTGCAGCGGGCCGGTGAAAGAACGGTTAGACTATGAACTTAAAGTCATTGGCCAAATGGGGTATGATGAATATTTTCTGATTGTTTGGGATTTTATTAAGTTCGCCAGAGAAAGGGGCATTGGTGTGGGACCCGGCCGCGGCTCCGCGGCAGGCAGTATCGTATCTTATGTATTGGGTATCACCAGTCTGGACCCATTGCGATATGGTTTGCTTTTTGAACGTTTTTTAAATCCTGAGCGCATATCTATGCCCGATATAGACGTTGATTTTGACTTTGAACGGCGGGGCGAGGTTATCGAATATATCGTGCAAAAGTACGGCACTGACCGGGTGGCCCAAATTATTACCTTTGGTACCATGGCCGCCCGGGCGGCCATCCGGGATGTGGGCCGGGCTCTGGATATGTCCTATGGTGAGGTGGACAGGGTGGCCAAGCTGGTACCAGGGGAATTAAACATGACCATTGCCAAAGCCCTGGCCAGTTCACCGGAATTAAAGGCAGCCTATGACCATGACCCGGAGGTCAAGCGTTTAGTGGATACCGCGGCCGAATTGGAAGGTATGCCCAGGCACGCTTCCACCCACGCCGCCGGGGTGGTGATCTCCAGGGATCCTTTGGTGGAATATTTACCACTGCATAAAGCGGCCGATGGCCTGGTGACCACCCAGTTTCCCATGGGTACCGTAGAGGAATTGGGCCTGTTAAAGATGGATTTGTTGGGCCTGCGTAACCTGACGGTGATTAATGAGGCGGTTAACCTGATCAAACAAACCAGGGGCCGTGCCTTGGATATGAATGCAATTGCCCTGGATGATCAGACCACCTATAATATGCTGGCCCGGGGTGAAGGGGTAGGCGTATTCCAACTGGAAAGCAGCGGTATGCGCAATATACTTAAAGAACTTAAACCCAGTGCCTTTGAAGATATTGTTGCCCTGGTAGCTTTATATCGGCCTGGTCCGCTGGGCAGCGGTATGGTGGAGGATTTCATCCAACGTAAGCATGGTTTAACCAAACCTGATTATTTTCACCCGGATTTAGAACCCATCCTGAAGGAAACCTACGGAGTAATTTTATATCAAGAACAGGTCATGATGATTGCCCGGGTGATGGCCGGCTATACTTTGGGACAGGCCGATGCCCTGCGCAAGGCCATGGGGAAGAAAATTCCGGAAATCATGGCTATGCATCGCCAGTGGTTTATTCACGGAACTACTGTGGATGAAAAGGGTAAGCCACTAAAAAGCCCCATCCCGGGGGCGGTAGCCCGGGGTTACGATGTGGCGTTGGCGGAAAAAATGTTCGATTTAATGGAATACTTTGCTGGTTATGGTTTTAATAAATCTCACTCGGCAGCCTACGCCCTGGTTTCTTACCAGACTGCCTATTTAAAAGCCAATTACGGTGTAGAGTATATGGCCGCCCTGCTTACCTCGGTGCGAGATAACACGGATAAAGTAGTTATTTATATAGAAGAATGCCGGCGGATGGGTATTCAAGTGTTACCGCCTGATATTAACCAGAGCCGGGAGAATTTTACCGTGGTTAACGGTGCCATTAGATTTGGTTTGGCTGCCGTTAAAAACGTTGGCTTAGGAGCAGTGCAGGAGATCATCCGGGCCCGGGAAAAAGACGGTGATTTCACCAGTTTTACTGACTTTTGCAGTCGGTTGGATACCCGGGTGGTTAACCGCCGGGTGCTGGAAAGTCTGATTAAAGCCGGTGCCCTGGATCAATTTGGCCACCGGGCCCAGCTGCTTAAAGGGCTGGACGATGGCCTTGAATTAGCAGCCAGAGTGCAGCGGGATAGGAACCAGGGGCAGGTTAGTTTGTTTGACCTGATGACCGACAAGGCAGAAGAGGCCATGGAAATTCCTCTACCGGATGTGCAACCCCTTACCATCAGGGAACAACTGCAGCTGGAGAAAGAAACTTTAGGGCTGTATATTTCAGGACACCCCTTAGCTGAATTTAACTGGCTGATGGAGGCCTTGGAAGCCAGACGGATAGTAGAACTGCTGGAGGCAATGGACGGGCAACCGGTATTGGTGGTGAGTAACATTGTCACAATAAAAAGGATAACCTCCCGCAAAGGTGACCTAATGGCTTTCGCAACAGTGGAAGACCTGACCGGGAACTGTGAAGTGGTAATATTTCCGGATGTTTACCGGCGTTATGCTAAGCTATTAGACCGGGGTTTACCGCTGTTGATCAGGGGGAAAATAAATCATTCCGGTGAAGAGGCTAAGGTTTTGGCTGAGGAAATATGGCTGCTGGAAGAAATAAGTAAAAAGTTGTGGCTGAAAGTAAACTGTGAAGATGCAACATTAATGAAAGAATTGGAAAAGGTACTGGCTAAATATCCGGGTAACACACCTGTATTTCTGTTTAATCCCACGAAGCGACAAGTGGTTCCCCTGGAACAGGTACTATGGGTTAATCCGGTACCTGAATTAAGAAATGATCTAGCTCAGCTTATAGACTGGGATGATATTAAGCTGCGTTGTGGAATTAATAAAGTAGACCTCATGCCTCAGGCATCTATGGCACCAGTGACTACCCAGGCACCGCTTCAGAGGAAATCTAAGTTGGAGGGCCCACAAAAACCGGCCATAAATGGGGACCGCTCCTTTGACCCGGACAATTACCCGCTGCCAGCCAGTCTCCTGGAACTGTAA
- a CDS encoding TrkA C-terminal domain-containing protein: protein MVFLVSFILVLFIIVEIAAIALKITGMDLHKARFQALSALVTVGYTTSDSELVVQHPARRRIIMVLMVVGYLGTATMVTALINILQHPLTLIQVASAVGILLLTVSLLSSQRFRQKIDKGIEQRLSRNQSLRKRTVEEVLRLDRQYGVAEVILKENNDLVGQTIASSKIRDKGIFILAIERGQNFTHSPRGGEILQLGDKLIVYGKISSIHELSYPKAT from the coding sequence ATGGTATTTTTGGTATCATTTATCCTTGTTTTGTTCATTATTGTGGAGATAGCGGCCATCGCCTTAAAAATTACCGGTATGGATTTACACAAAGCTCGTTTTCAGGCCCTATCAGCCCTGGTTACAGTAGGATATACCACCTCTGATTCAGAATTGGTGGTGCAACACCCGGCCCGCCGCCGTATTATCATGGTGCTGATGGTGGTGGGATACCTGGGTACGGCCACCATGGTCACGGCCTTGATTAATATTTTACAACACCCGCTTACTTTAATTCAGGTGGCTTCGGCGGTGGGTATATTGCTATTGACTGTAAGCTTGTTGTCCAGCCAGCGGTTTCGCCAAAAAATTGATAAAGGCATTGAACAGCGGTTATCCCGCAACCAGTCGCTAAGAAAACGTACAGTAGAAGAAGTGCTAAGATTAGACCGGCAATACGGAGTGGCCGAAGTAATATTAAAAGAGAATAATGACTTAGTGGGCCAGACCATTGCCAGCAGTAAAATCAGAGATAAGGGTATTTTTATTCTAGCCATTGAGCGAGGGCAGAACTTTACCCACTCCCCCAGGGGCGGGGAGATTTTACAGTTGGGTGATAAGTTAATAGTGTACGGCAAAATTTCCAGTATTCACGAACTGAGCTATCCCAAAGCGACTTAG
- the mtrB gene encoding trp RNA-binding attenuation protein MtrB: MPDNYNITGEYVVIKALENGVTIIGLTRGRDTKFHHSEKLDKGEIMIAQFTEYTSAIKIRGRVEVLTKHGQLRTDD; the protein is encoded by the coding sequence ATGCCAGATAACTATAATATCACGGGTGAGTATGTGGTGATTAAAGCCCTGGAAAACGGGGTAACTATCATTGGTTTGACCAGGGGCCGCGATACTAAATTCCATCACTCAGAGAAGCTTGATAAGGGAGAAATCATGATTGCCCAATTTACCGAATACACTTCGGCTATTAAAATTCGAGGCCGGGTTGAAGTTTTGACTAAACATGGACAGCTCCGCACAGATGATTAA